The genomic stretch CAGTAATGTAGGTTATGTCCAAGACTTGGCAGTGGTGTCGCTGTAAATTCTGAATAAGAAAGGACAAAACGTGCAACCTTTAAGAGAAACCAATGCTGTAAAGGTAAACTTCATGACTTGTTTGtagattttcattttctttttctttttaagccTACATACCAGAGGCATTATTCAATCTGGTGCAGTGGATGCAGATATCCCTTTATGGGTGCAGATATCCCATGATAATAACGTGGAAAATGAGCAGGTTTAAGATGTTTAAACAAGCTTCATTCTGTAGCAAAATGTTTAACAAGTTAAGCTCATTTGATGGACTGCATGTCTGGAAAAACTTAAGTCCCAGATTCtgtgctttcacacacatatttgacTGTAAAGCAGTCCAAAACATTAACACAGTTTGGGGAAAATACCATAGAGTTGAGTCAACTTTGCTCTGATACAGGTAAAAAAATTACAGGGTTTATTtgcttgctttgttttttggtcaATATTTTGGTCACGATATGTCACATGCAGGCGTTATAGTTACTCCTCCAAACCACAACGGGGCGCTGCAGATAGTTCAAGCGACGCCGACAAACACGAAAGAGCGCGGAAATCAAACAACTtcccaagaagaagaagaagtagtaGTGAAACTATTTTCAAGAGGTTTAccaaacaataaatgtaaacatgGAGTTGGAAACTAGCATTAACAGCGTTTCTGACATAGATGAAAGTGTCAGTTTTTCCCAGGTTACTGATGTCGTTAAAAGGTGGACTTTGGACTTCATGTTTATAAGTCTGTGTCGGCATTTCAAGGAAGACAAATTTGACGAATTCAATGAAACGCTTTCGGCTTTAGAGGGTAAGTTATTCACAGCTAACAAAGCATTAGCATCGTTGCTATTATCTCTTAGCTAACTCCAGCGGGTCTGGAGATACCGGTGCTGGCGCTAAAAGTTTTTAAATTCGTTAACTTCAATTCGTAATAGTTGATATAATGATAATTAtgcacacaaactgacaaaacagaagCAACTTCGCTGTAACCGTAAACTGTAGGCTAACTCTCAGTGTAATTGAAAATACCGTGTGGTTAACAACCAAAACAACTTTCTCAATCAATTTTGCACTGCATAAGCAACCTCTAATGATATACAAAGACATTAGAAATAAGGCCAGGTGTAGTCATAAAATTGCAAAGACGACATGAAATTTATGCGCTAACGTGACGCCATTAATATTAAGGCATATATTCAGGgttaaaacacagctgctgctgctgctgctgctaaaactCGAGTAGCTACaataacatacagtaaattGTGAGTTCCCACAGTTACAATAACATAACTCTGTTAATCATTATTACTGCCATAATGAACTAATTATCATACGTTTTACCCCTGATACCTGGATTAAAACTTTCCATATCAGTAATGAGGATGGGAAACAGCTAATTTGTTACATTAAtgtgaccacagagacactataaaagtatatttatatattcacTGGgatgttttttggattttgtttatttttttttgtttagccATGTGCCAGGGTTCCTCTCTGAAAGGACAACTTCATGATGAGAAAATGATGATAAGTGCCTTCCTTGCCAGAGTCTTGCATGGAAAGCAATTGGGTAAGTGGTACAGTCAGAAGTGGATTTAAGCCTCCCTCTTATTTGCATCTTTCTACATTTGCACACATTATCTCTATGCAGCGACACAGTTTGGGTGCTTTTGAAAGTTGATGTGAAAGTTGGTGCTGCAGGGAGGTCAGAACCTGCTGTATAACTTGCAGCATACATTCCCACAGATACTATAATGGATTTTAAAGCCATTTGTCTTTCAAACTTTGACATTTACACAAAAAATTACATGCAATACATACAAAAGCCTCAAGCCACTGTGTACATTTCTTAGAAGAATAATTTACATGAGAAAAATTTATTATTTGGGGGTCTGGTTACAGTTTATACCCAAGGATGTTTACCAGTTGATATTGATCCCAATTTAATGCTCCAGTAAACCTGCACAGATGCAGTATTATAGACATGGAGTCGCTATTTTGATGAGCGGCTTTGTTATGAAAGGCATTACAGCCTGTTTTTACCTTATTATACACTGTTTTTCCCCAGATGTCCAGTTTGAAGAGGATACCCGTGTGATGCCTCTGATGTCTGCTGCCAAAATCTGGTCCAAACTAGAGGACACCGTGGGGGATGACGGCCTGTTTAAAGACATGACCATCCTTTTGCTTGTCCAGGTAATCATAATGTATTATTTGGGAGGATTTATGTACACAATGTGGCGTTAATTGTGTGCTGGTGTGATTCTAAAATTAATTCTGGACAATCTGCTAGCTCTAATGGATTGATATCACCGGTTCAGAGAATTAGCAGAGTTAAAGTCCTGATGGCACAGAGGGATGCTCTGTCCTCATTTTGACTGTTCTGTATCTGATGCATTTCTCCTACTCCTAGTCTGTGGCTGTGTGCATGGAGAAAGGCCAAATATCTTCTGCCTTCTCTGTCCTCAAGTGGTTTGAGAATAACCATGGATTCCcacaggtctgtgtgtgcattgttatctcttttcttttcaaaagcGCAGCGTCAGAGCTGGAATATTTGGTGGTTTAGATTGATTTTATTGCtcaacaatatttttttttttttttttagcgaaACTTTGGAGTTAAGCTGACGACAATcgtgaaacagagggaaacgtACCACCCGTTCTTCAcaagcttcagcttcagccgCCTGCTGGAGACAGTACGGTCTTACTTGGATGACTACTTGGCGATGAACCCGTCTGACTACCTTCTCAAGGTACAGGACCTGATCCAGTATGTTGTAGGTCACAGCCTGTGTCAAAACACTTTGTCACCATGTTCAGCATTGTTCATAAAATGTATAGATCAACCTGCCTTTTAATCTGAGTAAGTGGAAAACACATACTTAGGTTTTTcctgctcagctgtttgtgtggttgcGAGTCTTCCGTCACACGTGATTTAACCGGTGAATTCATAAGATCTCCAATGTTTTGCTCCAGCCAACAGCAAGGTTTAGCAAACAAATTCTGCCACCGGATAAATCTTCTCGATCTCGTGAGGCGACCTGCTCGGCTCTGCTCTCGTCCCTCTGAGTAATGGCGCTTTGACCAACTGAAGGTGCTGATGTGACATTATCAGTCATAGTTAATTGACAATTTGTCATCAAAATTAGTTGGAAGGGCAAACTGCTACATTCAGCAGAGTCCTCCTCAGGGTCTAACAGACTCGCTTATTCAGGAAAGTTTCGAGCATGATTTACACAGAGGCCGCTGACCAAGGTTAAACTTTGAAGGGTGGTGTAATTGCAGGCATCGTTAATTTTGCTTTCACATTATAGCAATATCTGAAAGGTAATTGTTTTGGTAGAATATGAATTTATGCTGGTGTGCGTgggtctgtctgcctctccatccATCAGGCAGCCACAAAGATGGTCCGGTCATCACAGAACATGGAGGGTGCGGAGGACACGGTGAAAGAGGACAGCTCTCAGTTAGAAACAGAAACAACCAATGAGTCAACAGAGGATAGAAAGTAGGAAATCATCTTTAACACaccaagttgttttttttgaacatttgtgtgtttctgctctgcactgaactgtactgtacatgtatgtcctaacaggaaggaggagaacactgtgtgtttgaggtcagTAGAAATGAGCGTTGAAAGTGTCTTTTTGCCGTCTCTGTttggttagaaaccagcagGCAGTCCTAAACACTAGAGGGCGTTTGTGGGGTAACATATATTTTGTCACTCTGTATTACACTTCCACAGAACAAAACGGAAACTAATGCCAACTAAAACGACTGATTTATGGAAACCTGATACATGCAAGAAGGCTTTTGTCAGCATCAGAAGAATTTCAAAGAGTggtaagtcttttttttcctctgcatttgATATTTCTGTTAAAAACAAGTTGTGTGTTTTACTTGATATAACAGCACTTTCATTTTCTATCAAATGTAGAAATAGATTCATCAACGCATTTTATTTGGTTCATGTTTCTGAGTGTGAACAAGAGCTAAAGAGAATGTTAAACGTCCCACCAACAGAATTATCTCAGATAACGTCCCAGAAGTCAGCGGACACCAcgaagaaaaatcaaaaaccaAGAAAAGCACCTCGGGTAGGTTAAACCGTACAGTTAACTCCAGTTAGTTCATCCCAAAACAAGTGAATACATCAAGCATCAGTCCTTCGCTTTGGTTGGAATTCCTGAAAATATACAAACTTGAAGTTTATgtagtacttttttttttttcttaagaaaTGGACTCCCCAGCTGGACAAATACCTGAAGCAAGGTGTTAAAGAGCACGGCCAGGGCAAGTGGTCTCGCATATTAATGGATTATGACTTTGAAGGACGCACTGGCACCATGCTCAAAGACCGCTGGAGAGTTCTGATGAGAGCATACGAAGTCAGCTGAGGAGGACGAGTGGCTCTGCAACTCTAACTATGTAGCAGTTTAccaggaaataaaaacattgagtGGCTGGTCCGCTAGGTTAACCCTTTCCAGCCTGTATATGATGTTTGGAGTTATattttgctgcagctctgtttttgtaCCACTAGAGGGCACTCAACACAGAATAATAAATTGGGCTTTTTGTAATGCCTATGATACATGTTATTGTATGCAAAATGTATAAGTGTGCCCCAGAAACTTGTAAAATGTTACAGTTTACCTGTGAATAAGCTCTGTAAATGGCTAAACTGTTGAAATTGTTcctttagttttatttttattattattatttgtttcctcttcctgtgtttgcaCCAGGAAAACCTCAtaccagcagagggcgctcaGCACAGAACAATGAATTGGCCTGTCCACATTGGTCTATGATAGAGACCCTTTCATGGTATTTGTTCTTTTAATGCGTAATCACAATACAAATGTAGAatgttttaatagttttgaGATTTTAAGTTAAATATTTTTGCCATAAAGttgttcaaaatgaaaaaaagagtgGCTTGTTTCAGTGAAGAGATGCACAATCAGTTTTTATAGGTGCTTAATGGGTCGTAGAAAAAGGTGAAATACTGTACAAGTTATACAAGTGTCTACACAGAGCAGTGGAAATGTACACAGTGATTTGAACATGCCTTTATGTCAATGTTTAAGTTGCATTGCACCACCCTGGAGTCTTAAGTCTCTTAGTATTAAAAGCTTGCTGTATTGAGGCGTCTGATCTGAacacagtttttcagttttactgCAGAAGGGAGCTTGGCTGTAAAGTGTTACTGTGGACTCCAGATCAGAGCGTTGTTCTGTGGTGCTTGGTTTGGATCAGATGAAGACAAAGCTGTGTTGTGGCGGACAGTTGCACTGCTGGGTTTTCTGGATCTTCTTCCATGTCCCGCTGCACTGGTGGTTCCCCACCGCCTGCCAGTGGAGCACAGCTTCTCTGCAAGACAGTCACAGGCCCAGATGTTTATGCTTTTCACACCGCTGTGTGCATAgttgcacacattcacatctgTGCAGTGCAAGAGGTACATGTTTGACATATTTACTACTGTGCTCAAAGGCATATTGTGCAGATGGTGAATAATTAAGATGATTTTCACTTGATTCTGAATGTTACATGAATTTGGGATTGACAAAATGGCAAACCTGGAAAGAAAACCATAGGAGAAATACTGTTTTCTGAATTCATTCTCCGTATTTCAGTCTGTGCAAACCTGACCCTGCACATATAAACATGAAAGCTTAACATTACTGAGAGAACACTCATGTCAAAGTCCTTAACTTCATACTTGTCTGATTCCTGACCGTCTCCTTGGCAGCTGCCACTATTGTTTCGCATTGCAGGAGGTTCACACgccacacacactttaaagcCTTCTGTTATGTAGCgcatccagtgtgtgtgtggccggtTCTCCACTGTACAGTGGGGTGTCCGGGACTGCAGTGTGAATTCCACACAGAACCTGAGGGGAGAAGGGACAGGGCCATGAGGGTCGGATCATGAATCGAGAGAGAGGGCTAAAGTCAACACCTAATGTACACAGTAAGAGGATGTCACCCAGTTTGTGACTGGCACAGGGATAATTTGCTTCATTGGTGCACTAAAAGAATTAGTCATATCTTTTTAATTCAGGGTAGTATAGACGCACCCATTATGAAATATAATAACAGTAATTCAGCCAATGGGTACACCGTAAGCTGCACGCTGTAGCTCACCGACTGTCATCTAGACCCTTTGTGCATGTGCTTTTCATGTGACAGTCCTCATTAAAGTCTGAGTGTTTAATTTCAAAGGATTGTGGGCAGTCTCTCAGCATAGCTAGATATAATGGTTTGTAGACAGACGTCCAGGTGAGCAAACACCTCCTGGTAGCTCACGCAGATGGAGAAAAGataatcttttttttcagaATGGTTTGGGTTACACAGCGTAATGTTAAAATGAAGTTAACCCCTGGCAGCATTCGTGAACTTTTCAACTCTTGAATTTTAAGATACCTGAGGTCATGTGCAGTTTCAGAATACTTAGTGAGGCATTTTAGGAGCATGATATGAAACCTACCCGGGGTCTAGGGGGTTTCCATAGTTGTCATGCTTGGGCCTTCCCTTGCCAAACTCCATGCTGGTGATGAATGCAGGTCCTGATAAGAGAAACCAATGCAGCATTTCTGTGAGGAAGTTCAGGTTGAGCCCATTTAAGGTGCAAAGTGCAAAAGTTGTCTTAAATTTCCACACAGGGAAAAATACACTATACAAAAAGATAGTACAACCAGGGAATAttcctgtatgtgtgtaccTGAGTTGTGTCCACAGTGGCTGCCCTGGTGGTCTCTGTACTCCCTGCAGCCGCCTCGTTGCTCCAGGCTGGGACAGGCCTCTCCGCTGTTGCTGGGCCGCTGCTCTATGTGGCGGACACGGACGCGCACTGAGGGTTGGCAGGGTTTGGCACAGCCGCTCCAAAAGCTCCAGTCGCTCACAGCACAGTCCTGAGCTGGATGTGGGCACCCACATTGTGGTAGAGATTATTACAGGATATCCTCTGTGGTAGCAAACAATCAAACTGCGGCGAGTCTCAAGAGATGCTGGACTTAACGCTGACACCCAAGTTCACAGTGAGCACAGAGGTGACGCTCCTGAGCAGCAGTGAAACCTTACCGTGTTCTTGCAGACTGTAAAATTGCAGTTTTCCTGTGAAACAGTGTAATTGAGTTAAATATTCAGGAAATAGCTGAAGATCAATGAAGCATTGATTGTGACTTGTAGAATTAGTGTTTCCTGTAGTTTGAGAGCGTGCCAAGTGAGCAACCCATTCAATCACCAAGtcctgtgatttttcttttcactcgCTCTCTGTGCTTGATGATCAAGCTTTGATGTATTAAGCATGCAGATTTAGTGACTACCGGCCTGTAACACATATTAGGTTCGCTCGGCTTGTTTGACTGCAACTGTAATTGCTACAACTGATTGACAGAATCACATTCTTCAAATATTTGCACTAATTCCATTATGTGGGCCAGTCCACTGAAATGAGGTTAGATGCAGAGCTGCCTGGGTTTTTTTTGCTGAGCTGATTATTGCCTTTTTGTGATGGAACAGATGTGTTACAGAAGAGAAATAAGTGTTGAATTTGTGTTAGCAGAAGTTAGAAGGCGAAGAATACAGAAGACAGCATGTGAGTGTTTGACAGGACTTCACCTCTTTGAAGATTAATGGGTGCAAACAATTTCACATGCCTTGGATGAATTTGGAACATCTCCACCTTTTCAGATCTCTGTGTCATCAGAGATATGTGATAAGCAGCCCAGTAACGACAAGGTGCTGAAAATAATCTTGCTTCGCCATCTTTATCTTCTGTCCGATAGATTCAGAAGATCTTTGCCAATACATATCTCATGCAGCAGGTTAACTCCCACTGGTGTCATATAGTTAAGGTGTGGGCAAAAGAAACAACAGTACCTCCCCTCATGGTTCATTCACACTAAAGACGGTCCCTCCATTCATCCCTCACCTGGGCACTCTGTGAAGTAGTCAAAGCAGCAGTCCTTGGTCCTGACGCAGCCCTCGTCGCAGTAGCATGCGCCATACGCACGGTCCATCCTCCAGTCAGTGGTCACGCAGCTCAGGTCTCTGCCCCGGCAGCATTTCCCTGAACAACCTCCAGACACCAAGTGGTTCTTTCCCAgagcagaaaccagcagcagcaaacaggcaAACTCCACAGAGGATCCCATCATGAGGGGGTCAGGCCAGACCCCTGAAGTGAAACACTAACCTCTAAGTTGCTCTGATGTGTAATTTCTTATTTCTAAGTGTATTTATTCCTTCCCTGGTCCTACTCTACGCCTGTCATGCTCATGACCGTAAGAGGGAGAGGTTGGAATACCAGCCCAGCCCAGCCCAGCCAAGACTGTGCTCTGCCACAGGAGCCCTTGTGACCTGGAATTCCTGCGTCCTTCTCCTGTGTCCAGCCCCTCTGTTTCCCTCCAGGAACAGGTCTGCAGACCAACCTACAGTACAGAACACCTCATTGCAGCTCTGATCAGACTCCCATGCCtctcacattgtgtgtgtggcctctcCCTCAGAGCTggtgtcactctctctctctctccttgttccCAGCTGAGCACCTCCCTTCAGTCGATCGCACAAGGGAGGAGACAATGAAGGCGAGGGAGGGGTGGGCTGGTGAGTTTGGTCTGTGTTTTGCCTCttgcttctgctctctctcttggCTCTTTCTCACCTGTCTTATTGTTGTTTactctttttctgtcttatcCTCTCTCTGCTGAATTACTGTGACCCTGATCTGCCAGTCTTGCCCAGCCGCTCTCTGCCATCCCAGACCTCTGAGTCctgaaagaaagggaggaatgTGAGCAGTTGGCAGGTCTCCAGACAATTGTGCCAGGGGGCCCGCTGAGCACTGTAAAGCCACCCTTTGGTTCTCACCTCTCCCTTTTTCTCATTCTCTTACTATAGTTATTGTAATCTCCCAGAACCCAACACCTCAGACATGACTTTTTGTGTTATACATTGTATGGGTTCATACTATTACCTTTGTTTTAACAAGCAGTCTAGCAGCCATACACAGTGTATCACGTCCAAGTTGTGTAGTAGGATAATGTAGTTTTCCTCAGATCTGGCAAAATTCAAGGTAAATAAAAAAGCAATCACTTGGAAGAACGTCAGCACAAGTATCAGTAACATTCTGGAAaaatgcttatttgctttcttgccaagagttaggTGATATCAGTATCTCTCAAACCTGTgtcagctagcttagcttagcacaaagacaggattTTTAAAAACCTATCTACCAGCAAAACTTactaataaatatatatatcatttgtctaaggatttaaaaaaaaaaaatgacatgttggCAGTCTAATGGTGACAATACTCCAGGAAGTGATTTGACCTGGCCAAGAAATTTATGCTACAGTTTTATCAAATTTCAGAAGTACATAAATATACATGATAATTAGCTTAGATATGCTGGTAGGCAAACTTTAATCCTGGGACAGGCTACCTGTTTCCCCCTGTCTGTAGGCAGGAGTAACTATGACTCACCTACAGTGAGACAGCatacagacagtgaaacagtcaGCTGGAGCTCCAGTGTGCACTATTTCCAGACCAGGGTGTGACCCGAATTTATAACCCTTGACATAGAGTACAGGCCAACGGTAGATGACAGATTCCTTTCATATACTTTAATTCGGGAGAGGCATGTCTGTGACAACCTTAACTAGGCTAATTGTTTTATCTCATTAGGAAGGGGCTTGTCGCTGGCAGGTGATTGATTAGGAGGACTACTAGATTTCTGCCCTGAGTGAAATTAAGACATAAAGCAGAGTACTTTCACAATGTCtcacaaatgtgaggattttgtGATAGAAAAAAGCTAATAATGCCACTCTGTCCTGTTTTTACTCTTGTATTGAAGTGTtgcaaaaagacattttccagATCATTGCAAAACTCAAAGAAAGCCTTTCAAAGAACTGATCTGCATGCATGACAATTGTAAGAAAAATTAAACATCATTTTGCAGGGCAGTGgcagcatttttcactgttatGTTTGCTCAAGGAGTCTGAATGTCTGAGGATGTTGTGAACTCAAAAGGGTCAGCTTTTATTTGAGCAGTCACTCCTCCATCTCATGGGATACAAATGAGGCCTCCGCAGGGAGCATTAACAGAGAATGAGGCCTCGCTACTGCTATAGAAGGAGCAGATATTTGTAATAATCTGGATACTTTGCCTCTGCTGTCTTGAAAAACAGCTTGCGGAGAGCAGAAGGGGGTCCTTTGATTCTTCCTCTCACCATAAGCAGGTAGGTCAAGCGATAGTAATAGCCTTCATCTTCAGCAtaatcatcagcagcagcatcacggAGGAGCATGTGTCTGAATCAGTGTATATTAAAGTCTGAGGGGGTTGAACCCAGACTGACCTCAGACTTAAGACTGCGGTTTGGTCATTTTGACGTAGAATTATTAAATTCAACATATTTTCACATGATATATAATCCTCCTTCTAATGTTTTATGTcatattctctctctttaaaaGATAAATATTTATCTTTAATCATTTTGAGAAGTCTGAAAGTGTGAGTCCAGTAATGCTTTATGTcgtgaaaaacaaagaggacacagctgaaatgtcactaacacacacacgct from Chaetodon auriga isolate fChaAug3 chromosome 21, fChaAug3.hap1, whole genome shotgun sequence encodes the following:
- the terf1 gene encoding telomeric repeat-binding factor 1, encoding MELETSINSVSDIDESVSFSQVTDVVKRWTLDFMFISLCRHFKEDKFDEFNETLSALEAMCQGSSLKGQLHDEKMMISAFLARVLHGKQLDVQFEEDTRVMPLMSAAKIWSKLEDTVGDDGLFKDMTILLLVQSVAVCMEKGQISSAFSVLKWFENNHGFPQRNFGVKLTTIVKQRETYHPFFTSFSFSRLLETVRSYLDDYLAMNPSDYLLKAATKMVRSSQNMEGAEDTVKEDSSQLETETTNESTEDRKKEENTVCLRTKRKLMPTKTTDLWKPDTCKKAFVSIRRISKSELSQITSQKSADTTKKNQKPRKAPRKWTPQLDKYLKQGVKEHGQGKWSRILMDYDFEGRTGTMLKDRWRVLMRAYEVS
- the sbspon gene encoding somatomedin-B and thrombospondin type-1 domain-containing protein, translated to MMGSSVEFACLLLLVSALGKNHLVSGGCSGKCCRGRDLSCVTTDWRMDRAYGACYCDEGCVRTKDCCFDYFTECPAQDCAVSDWSFWSGCAKPCQPSVRVRVRHIEQRPSNSGEACPSLEQRGGCREYRDHQGSHCGHNSGPAFITSMEFGKGRPKHDNYGNPLDPGFCVEFTLQSRTPHCTVENRPHTHWMRYITEGFKVCVACEPPAMRNNSGSCQGDGQESDKEAVLHWQAVGNHQCSGTWKKIQKTQQCNCPPQHSFVFI